The following are encoded in a window of Prochlorococcus marinus CUG1417 genomic DNA:
- a CDS encoding PRC-barrel domain-containing protein: MKLPKEILLSELLNYSVKGNMTLNYGNGENVWMHPPVHRILGWYSRPSNFDLKRNVWRLNQISQIIDNEIYVKGDPAISDLSTLNRFPTLIEANLININGSKIGVIADFLFEIKTGKIKYYLISRSNPKIPGSSRWKLNIENINDQQPGLVFCKSNSLDDLSLIRSSIKNEFLQKGKKIFDRFDEMKNIASNRLEDWLEEDEDITQNLDFKENSFYNNNRKSRSFSNKKEDDPWI, from the coding sequence TTGAAATTACCTAAAGAAATTTTATTAAGTGAACTACTAAATTACAGTGTTAAGGGTAATATGACCCTAAATTATGGAAACGGTGAAAACGTTTGGATGCATCCTCCAGTTCATAGAATTTTAGGATGGTACTCTCGTCCTTCAAATTTTGATTTAAAACGAAATGTTTGGAGATTAAACCAAATAAGTCAAATAATAGATAATGAAATTTATGTTAAAGGTGATCCTGCAATATCTGATTTATCAACTTTAAATAGGTTTCCAACTTTAATAGAAGCTAATCTGATAAATATAAATGGTTCAAAAATAGGAGTTATTGCAGATTTTTTATTCGAAATTAAAACGGGAAAAATTAAATACTATTTAATTTCTCGATCTAATCCTAAGATTCCAGGTTCAAGTAGATGGAAATTAAATATTGAAAATATTAATGATCAACAACCAGGTTTAGTATTTTGTAAAAGTAATTCTTTAGATGATTTATCTTTAATAAGATCAAGTATTAAAAATGAATTTTTGCAAAAAGGGAAAAAAATTTTTGATAGATTTGATGAAATGAAAAATATAGCCTCTAATAGATTAGAGGATTGGCTTGAAGAAGATGAAGATATAACCCAAAACTTAGATTTTAAAGAAAATAGTTTTTATAATAACAATAGAAAATCAAGATCTTTTAGTAATAAAAAAGAAGATGACCCTTGGATCTGA
- the purL gene encoding phosphoribosylformylglycinamidine synthase subunit PurL, with protein MLNLNSNDLYDLNEALKVENLTNDDYEEICKRLKRKPNRTELGMFGVMWSEHCCYRNSKPLLSQFPTKGKNVLVGPGENAGVIDVGNNQKLVFKIESHNHPSAIEPFQGAATGVGGILRDIFTMGARPIAVLNSLRFGNLDKSSNVDLLRGVVSGIAHYGNCVGVPTVGGEIDFDDSYSGNPLVNVMALGLLETNQIVCSGAKHVGSPVLYVGNTTGRDGVGGASFASSELTTSSLDDRPAVQVGDPFIEKSLIEACLDAFKTGDVIAAQDMGAAGLTCSSAEMAANGNLGISIDLDLVPSREENMTSYQYLLSESQERMLFVVKEEKINSLIEKFNKWGLNANVIGEVIKAKEVIISHKNKIVAQIPTSALSDDTPVNFHNSINKPPEYLLNKWKWKENKLPEINEQKILSLKEKKSFSYSQILLKLLSNPSIASKRWVYKQYDSQVQANTVFKPGESDAALIRLREQTEKNKNKVFSGVAASVDCNSRWVSLDPFRGTIAAVAESSRNVSCVGAEPLAITNNLNFSSPETQTGYWQLASSCKGISEACKALETPVTGGNVSLYNESKNKDNEITPINPTPVIGMVGKIDNVDKAISSGWKNLNDQIWVIGSYNSETTIAASSYLEYFHGEITGRPPKIDLLDEKFCQSFIRNAILNNFVVSAHDISDGGLAVALAECCILSSKGASIEIDKDLKRDDNLLFAEGGSRIIFSVDRIKEKKWLDYLKSNQIITHSSVYIKKIGFVSNETLDIKIQENIICNIGVEELTEKFNNSISSYF; from the coding sequence ATGTTAAATTTAAACAGTAATGATCTATATGATCTTAATGAGGCATTAAAAGTTGAAAATTTAACAAATGATGATTACGAAGAAATTTGTAAAAGATTAAAGAGAAAACCAAATAGAACTGAACTAGGAATGTTTGGTGTGATGTGGTCTGAACATTGTTGTTACAGAAATTCAAAACCTTTATTATCTCAGTTTCCCACTAAAGGAAAAAATGTTTTGGTTGGTCCCGGAGAAAATGCTGGTGTGATTGATGTTGGAAATAATCAAAAACTTGTTTTTAAAATAGAAAGTCATAATCATCCTTCTGCAATTGAACCTTTTCAAGGAGCTGCAACAGGTGTTGGAGGAATATTAAGAGATATATTTACAATGGGAGCAAGACCAATCGCAGTATTGAATTCATTAAGATTTGGAAATCTTGATAAATCATCTAATGTTGATTTACTTCGAGGAGTAGTCTCTGGTATTGCACATTATGGAAATTGTGTAGGTGTTCCAACTGTTGGTGGCGAAATTGATTTCGATGATAGTTATTCTGGAAATCCTCTTGTCAATGTAATGGCTCTAGGGCTTTTGGAGACTAATCAAATCGTTTGTTCTGGAGCAAAACATGTAGGATCACCAGTACTATATGTTGGAAACACTACTGGAAGAGATGGTGTTGGTGGTGCTAGTTTCGCAAGTTCAGAGTTAACTACTTCTTCATTAGATGACAGGCCTGCAGTGCAAGTAGGTGATCCATTTATTGAGAAAAGTCTCATAGAAGCCTGTTTGGATGCTTTTAAGACTGGAGATGTAATCGCAGCTCAAGATATGGGTGCAGCAGGTTTAACTTGCAGCAGTGCAGAAATGGCTGCTAATGGAAATTTAGGCATATCCATTGATTTAGATTTGGTTCCTTCTAGAGAAGAAAATATGACTTCATACCAATATTTATTATCTGAATCCCAAGAAAGGATGTTGTTTGTCGTAAAGGAAGAAAAAATTAATTCTCTTATTGAAAAATTTAATAAATGGGGATTAAATGCCAATGTAATTGGTGAAGTAATAAAGGCTAAAGAAGTAATTATTTCTCATAAAAATAAAATTGTTGCTCAAATACCCACCTCTGCTTTATCCGATGATACTCCTGTTAATTTTCATAATTCTATTAATAAGCCCCCTGAATATCTTTTAAATAAATGGAAATGGAAAGAAAATAAATTACCAGAAATTAATGAGCAAAAAATACTTTCCTTAAAGGAAAAAAAGAGTTTTTCTTATTCACAAATTCTTTTAAAACTTCTATCCAATCCCTCAATTGCATCTAAAAGATGGGTTTATAAACAATATGACTCTCAAGTACAGGCAAATACTGTTTTTAAACCTGGAGAATCAGATGCAGCTTTAATAAGATTAAGAGAACAAACTGAAAAAAACAAAAATAAAGTATTTTCTGGTGTTGCTGCTTCAGTCGACTGTAACAGTAGATGGGTTTCTCTTGATCCATTTAGAGGAACTATCGCTGCAGTTGCAGAATCTTCCAGAAACGTTAGCTGTGTTGGGGCTGAACCATTAGCAATTACAAATAATTTAAATTTTTCTTCTCCTGAGACTCAAACAGGATATTGGCAACTTGCATCTTCATGTAAAGGCATTTCTGAAGCATGTAAAGCTCTTGAAACACCTGTTACAGGAGGAAATGTTTCCTTATACAATGAGTCAAAAAATAAAGATAATGAAATTACTCCTATTAACCCTACACCAGTAATTGGAATGGTTGGGAAGATTGATAATGTTGATAAAGCTATAAGTAGTGGATGGAAAAATTTAAATGATCAAATTTGGGTAATTGGTTCTTATAACTCAGAAACAACAATTGCAGCCAGCTCTTATTTGGAATATTTTCATGGTGAAATTACAGGTCGGCCTCCAAAAATAGATTTGTTGGATGAAAAGTTTTGCCAGAGTTTTATAAGAAATGCTATCTTAAACAATTTTGTAGTTTCCGCTCACGATATTAGCGATGGAGGTTTAGCTGTAGCTTTAGCAGAGTGTTGTATTTTGTCTTCAAAAGGTGCATCGATAGAGATAGATAAAGACCTTAAAAGAGATGATAATTTATTGTTTGCAGAAGGAGGCTCTAGAATTATTTTTTCAGTAGATAGAATAAAAGAAAAAAAATGGCTTGATTATTTAAAATCAAATCAAATAATCACCCATTCAAGTGTTTATATAAAAAAAATAGGATTTGTTTCTAATGAAACTCTTGATATAAAAATTCAAGAAAATATTATTTGCAATATTGGGGTTGAGGAATTAACCGAAAAATTTAATAATAGTATTTCAAGTTACTTTTAA
- the purF gene encoding amidophosphoribosyltransferase has translation MCGIVGIVSSEDVNQQIYDSLLLLQHRGQDSTGIATMENTIFHIHKVKGQVSTAYRTRDMRNLIGKIGLGHVRYATKGSAESVEEAQPFYVNAPYGIVLVHNGNLTNTRDLEKQLFNIDKRHTNSSSDTEMLLNVFATELQDQIHNQELQPDIIFDAVKSLHKRIQGSYASIALISGHGLLAFRDPFGIRPLVIGKRLSLTTNKEEWMVASESLVLENNDYQVVRDVDPGEAIFINLNGEFFSKQCSENPVLCPCAFEYVYLARPDSIMNGISVYKARLKMGDYLSETIKQTIKPGDVDVVMPIPDSSRPAAMQVARQLGIEYREGFFKNRYVGRTFIMPGQQKRKKSVRQKLNAMSAEFKNKNVLIVDDSIVRGTTSKEIVQMAKDAGANKVFFTSAAPPVRFPHVYGINMPNKDELIAHDRTISEIADQLAIDNLVYQSVENLRKSIISDSPIKDLEMSCFTGSYVTGTVNQEYLNWVENEYNS, from the coding sequence ATGTGTGGAATAGTTGGAATCGTTTCTTCAGAAGATGTAAATCAACAAATTTACGATAGTCTTTTACTTCTCCAGCATAGAGGTCAAGACTCAACAGGTATAGCTACAATGGAAAATACTATTTTCCACATACACAAGGTTAAAGGTCAGGTAAGCACAGCATATAGAACAAGAGATATGAGGAATTTAATAGGCAAAATTGGATTGGGTCATGTTAGGTATGCTACAAAGGGATCAGCAGAAAGTGTAGAGGAAGCTCAACCTTTTTATGTCAATGCACCATATGGAATTGTGTTAGTACATAATGGTAATTTAACGAATACCAGAGATTTAGAAAAACAATTATTTAATATTGATAAGCGGCATACAAATTCCTCAAGTGATACTGAAATGTTATTGAATGTATTTGCTACAGAATTGCAAGATCAGATTCATAATCAAGAATTACAACCTGATATTATTTTTGATGCTGTCAAATCTTTACACAAAAGAATTCAGGGATCATATGCTTCAATCGCATTAATTTCTGGCCACGGTTTATTAGCATTCAGAGATCCTTTTGGAATAAGACCTTTAGTTATAGGAAAAAGACTTTCATTAACAACAAATAAGGAAGAATGGATGGTTGCTAGCGAATCTTTGGTACTTGAGAATAACGATTATCAAGTAGTTAGAGATGTAGATCCTGGAGAAGCTATTTTTATAAATCTTAATGGTGAGTTTTTTTCTAAGCAATGTTCTGAAAATCCAGTTTTATGTCCTTGTGCTTTTGAATATGTTTATTTAGCTAGGCCAGATTCAATTATGAATGGAATTTCAGTATATAAAGCTCGTCTGAAAATGGGAGATTATTTGTCTGAAACAATAAAACAGACAATTAAGCCTGGAGATGTTGATGTTGTAATGCCTATTCCTGATTCTTCTCGACCTGCGGCTATGCAAGTTGCAAGACAGTTAGGTATAGAATATAGAGAAGGTTTTTTTAAAAATAGATATGTTGGTAGAACATTCATAATGCCTGGTCAGCAGAAACGTAAGAAATCGGTTAGACAAAAATTAAATGCTATGAGTGCAGAGTTTAAAAACAAAAATGTATTAATTGTTGATGACTCAATAGTAAGAGGTACTACTTCTAAAGAAATTGTTCAGATGGCTAAAGATGCAGGTGCAAATAAAGTTTTTTTCACATCTGCGGCGCCACCTGTTCGATTTCCTCATGTTTATGGAATTAATATGCCTAATAAAGATGAATTGATTGCTCACGATAGAACAATTAGTGAAATCGCTGATCAACTCGCAATTGATAATCTTGTTTATCAAAGTGTTGAAAATTTACGCAAATCTATAATAAGTGATTCGCCAATAAAAGATTTGGAGATGAGTTGTTTTACTGGTTCTTATGTAACAGGAACAGTAAATCAAGAATACTTAAATTGGGTTGAAAATGAATATAACTCTTAA
- a CDS encoding DNA gyrase/topoisomerase IV subunit A: MDKKKFTSISLQEEMERSYLEYAMSVIVGRALPDARDGLKPVQRRILFAMYELGLTPDKPFRKCARVVGDVLGKYHPHGDQAVYDALVKLVQNFSTKYPTLDGHGNFGSVDNDPPAAMRYTETRLSPIAHKGFLEEIGSETVNFSNNFDGSQKEPAVLPAQLPFLLLNGSSGIAVGMATNIPPHNLGEVVDGLIALIKNKDVSSRKLSKIIRGPDFPTGGELIHTEAIEELYETGRGSITIRGVINTEEINLGKGKHKKIALIITELPYQISKAGWIEKLAELVNTSKINGISDIRDESDRDGMRIVIELKKDSNAELIISNLYKKTTLQTNFGAIFLALIKGKPIQLNLKQYLNFFLEFREETIRKRTNYFLKNTLEKLEILEGLSKATKDIKAVIAIIEDSENSAEAKSKLIGNFFLSEKQANSVLDMPLKKLTNLEKNQIDDDIKILQEKKNYLQKILINRSLLLELLMDELLFLKQKYNVKRKTKILKNINQNEELETINNQILEDFINKKTKLNIDNRLYLRKMILNNYKKSFEDINKIIDNRNIQKFICNIDKNLKLIGITYSGKVFHIDWESNINNDYKLDQKSLGNIEPNEIINFHSITKGIKNYLCILNSDGRFKKVFFDKDMINTNRSFAITKLKKNIKIIDSFISNEEKILIILTSIGRILKFNLSDKFLAPTSKQSQGLILVNLLPNEMIVSCCPCQNGEDIYLVSKKGKIFCINNNEIYYANEYSLGYLNERTQLKNDYFLKILPSNHYLDIETNKNKSARLNFNNLNFKSIKTNFLIDFLKLEEGEHLENCFRLKNLVN, from the coding sequence ATGGATAAGAAAAAATTCACTTCTATCTCTCTCCAAGAAGAAATGGAACGTTCTTATCTGGAGTATGCGATGAGTGTAATAGTTGGTCGTGCTCTTCCAGATGCGAGAGACGGTCTTAAGCCCGTCCAGAGAAGAATACTGTTTGCAATGTACGAATTAGGTTTAACGCCTGATAAACCATTTAGAAAATGTGCGAGAGTTGTTGGAGATGTTCTTGGAAAATACCATCCTCATGGAGATCAAGCAGTATATGATGCATTAGTAAAACTAGTGCAAAATTTTTCAACTAAATATCCTACTCTAGACGGGCATGGAAATTTTGGATCTGTGGATAATGATCCTCCTGCAGCAATGAGATACACTGAGACTAGGCTATCTCCAATAGCTCATAAAGGATTTCTTGAAGAGATTGGGTCAGAAACAGTAAATTTCTCAAATAACTTTGACGGTTCGCAAAAAGAACCTGCTGTTCTTCCAGCCCAACTTCCATTTTTATTGTTAAATGGATCATCGGGAATTGCTGTGGGAATGGCAACAAATATCCCGCCTCATAACTTAGGAGAAGTAGTAGATGGTTTAATTGCTTTAATCAAAAATAAAGATGTAAGTAGTAGAAAGCTTTCTAAAATAATAAGAGGACCTGACTTTCCTACTGGCGGAGAATTAATACATACTGAAGCAATAGAGGAGCTTTACGAAACTGGTAGAGGATCAATAACAATTAGAGGAGTAATAAATACAGAAGAAATAAATTTAGGCAAAGGTAAACATAAAAAAATTGCACTAATTATTACTGAACTTCCTTATCAAATTAGTAAAGCAGGTTGGATTGAAAAATTAGCAGAACTTGTTAATACAAGCAAAATCAATGGGATCTCAGACATTCGGGACGAAAGCGACAGAGATGGAATGAGAATTGTAATAGAGTTAAAAAAAGACTCTAATGCTGAACTCATAATTTCTAATTTATATAAAAAAACTACTCTCCAAACCAACTTTGGCGCAATATTTTTAGCTTTAATTAAAGGCAAGCCTATCCAACTCAACTTAAAACAATATCTCAACTTTTTTCTTGAATTTCGAGAAGAAACAATTAGAAAAAGAACTAATTATTTTCTAAAAAATACTCTTGAAAAACTTGAAATATTAGAGGGTTTATCTAAGGCAACAAAAGATATAAAAGCAGTTATCGCGATAATTGAAGACTCAGAAAATTCTGCAGAAGCAAAATCAAAATTGATTGGTAATTTTTTCTTAAGTGAAAAACAAGCAAATTCAGTTTTAGATATGCCTCTAAAAAAATTAACAAATCTTGAAAAAAATCAAATAGATGATGATATAAAAATTCTCCAAGAAAAAAAGAATTATCTGCAAAAAATATTGATTAATAGAAGTTTATTACTTGAATTACTAATGGATGAATTATTATTTTTAAAACAGAAATATAATGTCAAAAGAAAAACAAAAATCCTTAAAAATATTAATCAAAATGAAGAATTAGAAACAATAAATAATCAGATATTAGAAGATTTTATTAATAAAAAAACTAAATTAAACATAGACAATAGACTATATTTAAGAAAAATGATTTTAAATAATTATAAGAAATCTTTTGAGGATATAAATAAAATTATAGATAATAGAAATATTCAAAAATTTATTTGTAATATTGATAAAAATTTAAAATTAATTGGAATTACATATTCAGGAAAAGTTTTTCACATAGATTGGGAGTCAAATATTAATAATGACTATAAATTAGATCAAAAAAGCCTTGGAAATATTGAACCAAATGAAATAATAAATTTCCATTCAATTACAAAAGGAATTAAAAACTATTTGTGTATCTTGAATTCTGATGGACGATTTAAAAAAGTTTTTTTTGATAAAGATATGATTAATACTAATAGATCTTTCGCAATAACAAAATTAAAAAAAAATATTAAAATAATTGATTCATTTATATCTAACGAAGAAAAAATTTTAATAATATTAACCTCAATAGGAAGAATTTTAAAATTTAATTTATCTGATAAATTTTTAGCTCCAACTAGTAAACAATCTCAGGGATTAATACTTGTAAATCTTTTACCGAACGAAATGATTGTTTCTTGTTGCCCGTGTCAAAATGGAGAAGATATTTATTTAGTTTCTAAAAAAGGGAAAATCTTTTGCATAAATAATAATGAAATTTATTACGCGAATGAATACAGTCTAGGCTATTTAAATGAAAGAACTCAGCTAAAAAACGATTACTTCCTTAAAATCTTACCTAGTAATCATTACCTTGATATTGAAACTAATAAAAATAAATCTGCTAGATTAAATTTTAATAACTTAAATTTCAAATCTATTAAAACAAATTTCTTAATTGACTTTTTAAAATTAGAGGAAGGGGAACATCTTGAAAATTGTTTTCGACTTAAAAACCTTGTCAATTAA
- a CDS encoding tetratricopeptide repeat protein yields MKKFLKEIICVSLISFSLFKAEQVQSLVPYYYFPSIKNLQKESLSIGKNAYQLLYFGQYKQSLNLAKLAVRISRKDEKLWLILSEAQIANKQYKNALISLNKAQKINSKNSEIYFAKSNIYLKISQLEKAKAALETGLKIKPNNHTAIFQLGNISLMEKNYSEAIRLFDKSINIKPDFWQAINNKALAYFEKNNLNKSIKLFKKAISIQENAEPLLGLASSLRVKDIELALQLAKKALAQDPNYVSYDYRKDQLWGENLQSSTEILLKNNQLQTDVILAKSKINTSS; encoded by the coding sequence ATGAAAAAGTTTTTAAAAGAAATAATATGCGTCTCATTAATCAGTTTCAGCTTATTTAAGGCAGAACAAGTTCAATCGCTTGTCCCCTATTATTATTTTCCTTCAATAAAAAATTTACAAAAGGAAAGCTTATCTATTGGAAAAAATGCATATCAACTTTTATATTTTGGACAATATAAGCAGAGCCTTAACTTGGCTAAATTAGCAGTACGAATAAGTAGAAAGGATGAAAAGCTATGGTTAATTTTATCTGAAGCACAGATAGCTAATAAACAATATAAAAACGCATTAATTTCTTTAAATAAAGCACAAAAAATTAATTCAAAAAATAGCGAAATATACTTTGCTAAAAGTAATATTTATCTTAAAATTTCACAATTAGAAAAGGCAAAGGCCGCTTTAGAAACAGGATTAAAAATAAAACCAAATAACCATACTGCTATTTTTCAACTGGGAAATATTTCATTAATGGAAAAAAATTACTCTGAAGCTATAAGATTATTTGATAAGTCAATAAATATAAAACCTGATTTTTGGCAAGCAATAAATAATAAAGCTTTAGCTTATTTCGAAAAAAACAATCTTAATAAATCTATAAAACTTTTTAAAAAAGCAATCTCAATTCAGGAAAATGCAGAACCATTATTAGGGCTTGCTTCGAGTTTAAGGGTGAAAGATATTGAATTAGCGCTTCAACTAGCAAAAAAAGCTTTAGCTCAAGATCCTAACTACGTTAGCTATGATTATAGAAAAGATCAGTTATGGGGAGAAAATTTACAATCTTCTACTGAAATCCTTTTAAAAAATAATCAGCTTCAAACAGATGTAATATTGGCAAAATCAAAAATAAATACATCTTCTTAA
- the queG gene encoding tRNA epoxyqueuosine(34) reductase QueG: protein MINTTQDKKEISKKLKEKAINEGFTISGIASIPGSSRLKLRTNALNRWLSNNHHSEMKWMEAERRKNISSLLEGAKSVLSVGFTYINSEDNNKDKIFKVGKFSQGEDYHKVIYKKLKNIGRWINLEIPDCKWKICVDTSPLLEKAWAEESGLGWIGKNSNLISNKYGSWFTLGFMILTTDLVPDKPHQSLCGKCDRCIDLCPTNAIVEPFVIQSDLCIAYHTIESRSKTIPKNIEKNLNGWVAGCDICQDVCPWNKGVPHNNTFETTPKEWIKNLNIESLNWDDKTWEENLKGTTLKRIKPWMWRRNMKANLSKK from the coding sequence ATGATAAATACAACTCAGGACAAAAAAGAAATAAGTAAAAAATTAAAAGAAAAAGCAATCAATGAAGGTTTTACAATATCTGGAATTGCATCAATACCAGGGAGTTCGCGCTTAAAGTTAAGAACTAATGCATTAAACAGATGGTTATCTAATAACCACCATAGTGAAATGAAATGGATGGAAGCAGAAAGAAGGAAAAATATAAGCTCACTGCTTGAAGGAGCAAAAAGTGTTCTAAGCGTTGGATTTACTTATATTAATTCAGAAGACAATAACAAAGACAAAATCTTCAAAGTAGGTAAATTTAGTCAAGGAGAAGATTACCATAAAGTAATTTATAAGAAATTAAAAAATATTGGTAGATGGATTAATCTAGAAATTCCAGATTGCAAATGGAAAATATGTGTTGACACATCGCCACTTCTAGAAAAAGCATGGGCTGAAGAGTCAGGTCTTGGTTGGATAGGTAAAAACAGTAACTTAATTAGCAATAAATATGGTTCTTGGTTTACTTTGGGTTTTATGATCCTTACAACAGATTTAGTACCAGATAAACCTCATCAATCACTTTGCGGAAAATGTGATAGATGTATTGACCTTTGTCCAACAAATGCAATAGTAGAGCCCTTTGTGATTCAATCAGATCTATGTATTGCCTATCATACAATTGAAAGTAGATCAAAAACTATTCCAAAAAATATTGAGAAAAATTTAAATGGATGGGTTGCAGGATGTGATATTTGTCAAGATGTATGCCCTTGGAACAAAGGAGTGCCACACAACAATACTTTTGAAACAACTCCAAAAGAATGGATTAAAAATCTTAATATTGAGTCATTAAATTGGGATGATAAAACTTGGGAAGAAAATCTTAAAGGAACTACGCTAAAAAGAATAAAACCTTGGATGTGGAGAAGAAACATGAAAGCAAATCTAAGTAAAAAATAA
- a CDS encoding DUF502 domain-containing protein, with protein sequence MVESNQNQDSNLGSRLQQDLKNDLIAGLLVVIPLATTIWLSSLVSKFVLTLVTSVPKQLNPFITLNPLLQDLINLTLGLTVPLLAILLIGLMARNFVGRWLLEFGEGTLSKIPVAGAVYKTLKQLLETFLSNKSNRFRRVILVEYPRKGLYSVGFVTGDVGPSLQPELDEKLLSVFIPTAPNPTTGWYTLVPESSVKDLDISVEDAFRTIISAGIVNPDEKNNTTNPTFSKLFSQLRASTNTSS encoded by the coding sequence TTGGTTGAATCTAATCAAAATCAAGATTCGAATTTAGGGTCTAGGCTTCAACAAGATCTCAAAAATGATCTTATTGCTGGCTTGCTGGTCGTAATACCTTTAGCAACAACTATTTGGCTTTCTTCATTAGTTAGTAAATTTGTTTTAACGCTAGTTACCTCTGTTCCTAAGCAACTAAATCCTTTTATAACTTTAAATCCATTGTTGCAAGATTTAATTAATCTCACTTTGGGTTTAACTGTGCCGTTATTAGCTATTTTGCTCATTGGCTTGATGGCAAGAAATTTTGTAGGTAGATGGTTATTAGAATTCGGGGAAGGTACTTTATCAAAAATTCCAGTCGCAGGAGCGGTTTATAAAACTCTTAAACAATTACTTGAAACTTTCTTAAGTAATAAATCTAATCGATTTAGAAGAGTTATATTGGTTGAATACCCACGTAAAGGGCTTTATAGTGTGGGCTTTGTGACGGGTGATGTTGGCCCCTCTCTTCAACCAGAATTGGACGAAAAGTTGCTAAGTGTTTTTATACCTACAGCACCAAACCCAACCACTGGATGGTATACCTTGGTCCCTGAGTCTTCAGTTAAAGATTTGGATATTTCTGTTGAAGATGCTTTTCGAACAATAATTTCTGCTGGAATAGTTAATCCAGATGAGAAAAATAATACTACAAATCCAACATTTTCAAAATTATTTTCTCAATTACGTGCTTCCACTAATACCTCTTCTTAA